One Streptomyces sp. P9-A2 DNA window includes the following coding sequences:
- a CDS encoding pyridoxal 5'-phosphate synthase, with amino-acid sequence MGTDLHELLTSLRVWDPELTELPVLDPDTAPAEPLPLFARWFAETVAAGQPEPHTMSLATADSEGLPDVRIVMLHGADAGGWSFATHAHSRKGGHLAARPYAALAFYWPVLGRQVRVRGPVVTAPAEEARADLRARSAGALASALTGRQSEALGSPEELTRASEAAWELARREPDTPAPSWTLYRLRPDEVEFFQGDALRRHTRLRYRRSPRQGWARELLWP; translated from the coding sequence ATGGGAACCGATCTTCACGAGTTGCTGACATCGCTGCGGGTGTGGGACCCGGAGCTCACCGAGCTGCCGGTGCTCGACCCGGACACCGCCCCCGCCGAACCGCTGCCGCTGTTCGCGCGGTGGTTCGCCGAGACGGTGGCGGCCGGGCAGCCCGAACCGCACACCATGTCCCTGGCCACGGCGGACTCGGAAGGGCTGCCCGACGTCCGGATCGTGATGCTGCACGGTGCGGACGCGGGCGGCTGGTCCTTCGCGACCCACGCCCACAGCCGCAAGGGCGGCCACCTCGCCGCCCGCCCGTATGCCGCGCTGGCCTTCTACTGGCCGGTGCTGGGCCGCCAGGTCCGGGTCCGCGGGCCCGTCGTCACCGCCCCGGCCGAGGAGGCACGGGCCGATCTGCGCGCCCGCTCGGCCGGGGCGCTGGCCTCAGCTCTCACCGGCCGCCAGAGCGAGGCCCTCGGCTCCCCCGAGGAGCTGACCCGCGCCTCGGAGGCCGCCTGGGAGCTGGCCCGGCGGGAGCCGGACACCCCGGCCCCGTCCTGGACCCTGTACCGCCTGCGCCCGGACGAGGTGGAGTTCTTCCAGGGCGACGCCCTCCGCCGTCACACCCGCTTGCGCTACCGCCGGTCCCCGCGGCAGGGGTGGGCCAGGGAACTGCTCTGGCCCTGA